The following coding sequences are from one Geothrix sp. window:
- a CDS encoding response regulator transcription factor, whose translation MAVLIAEPDEVEARRMIEGLASEGFLWEWVKTGHDALARASACEALVAEIALPGISGMDLVGRLRESGITTPLIFVTTLCTPEHRVRGLEAGADDYLCKPFTMPELAARLRALIRRSRMPSRLRRVGVADLIWEPDLRRVHRGERRLDLTPKEYTLLALLLERPGQVVSRDEMALALWGGENHRPDLRSPNALDAQIRRLRAKVDGPFDRPLLHTQRGRGLVIEAR comes from the coding sequence ATGGCGGTCCTGATCGCAGAACCAGACGAAGTCGAGGCCCGGCGCATGATCGAGGGCCTGGCCTCGGAGGGCTTCCTCTGGGAGTGGGTGAAAACCGGGCACGACGCCCTGGCCCGGGCCTCCGCCTGCGAGGCCCTGGTTGCGGAGATCGCCCTGCCGGGCATCTCGGGCATGGATCTCGTCGGGCGTTTGAGGGAATCCGGGATCACCACCCCCCTGATCTTCGTGACGACGCTCTGCACCCCGGAACACCGCGTGCGTGGGCTCGAAGCCGGCGCCGATGACTACCTCTGCAAGCCCTTCACCATGCCGGAGCTGGCGGCCAGGCTGCGGGCCCTCATCCGGCGGAGCCGGATGCCCTCCCGGCTCCGCCGGGTGGGCGTGGCCGACCTGATCTGGGAGCCGGATCTGCGTCGGGTGCACCGGGGGGAGCGTCGCCTCGACCTCACGCCGAAGGAGTACACCCTGCTGGCCCTCCTGCTGGAGCGGCCCGGCCAGGTGGTCAGCCGGGACGAGATGGCCCTGGCCCTCTGGGGCGGCGAGAATCACCGGCCTGACCTGCGGAGCCCCAATGCCCTGGATGCCCAGATCCGGCGCCTCCGGGCGAAGGTGGACGGCCCTTTCGATCGCCCCCTGCTGCACACCCAGCGGGGACGCGGCCTGGTCATCGAGGCACGGTAG